From Haemorhous mexicanus isolate bHaeMex1 chromosome 13, bHaeMex1.pri, whole genome shotgun sequence, a single genomic window includes:
- the FOXB1 gene encoding forkhead box protein B1, with the protein MPRPGRNTYSDQKPPYSYISLTAMAIQSSPEKMLPLSEIYKFIMDRFPYYRENTQRWQNSLRHNLSFNDCFIKIPRRPDQPGKGSFWALHPSCGDMFENGSFLRRRKRFKVVKSDHLAPSKPADAAQYLQQQAKLRLSALAATGTHLPQMSTYNLGVSQPSSFKHPFAIENIIAREYKMPGGLAFSTMQPMPAAYPLPNQLTTVGSSIGTGWPHMYSSGMIDTATPISMASSEYGAYGVPIKPLCHGGQTLPAIPVPIKPTPAAVPALPALPAPIPTILSNSPPSLSPTSSQTATSQSSPATPSETLTSPAPALHSVAVH; encoded by the coding sequence ATGCCTCGCCCGGGCAGAAACACTTACAGCGATCAGAAGCCTCCCTACTCCTACATCTCGCTGACCGCCATGGCGATCCAGAGCTCCCCGGAGAAGATGCTGCCCCTGAGCGAGATCTACAAGTTCATCATGGACCGCTTCCCCTACTACCGGGAGAACACCCAGCGCTGGCAGAACTCCCTCCGCCACAACCTCTCCTTCAACGACTGCTTCATCAAGATCCCGCGCCGCCCCGACCAGCCGGGCAAGGGCAGCTTCTGGGCGCTGCACCCCAGCTGCGGGGACATGTTCGAGAACGGCAGCTTCCTGCGCCGCCGCAAGCGCTTCAAGGTGGTCAAGTCGGACCACCTGGCCCCCAGCAAGCCGGCGGACGCGGCGCAGTACCTGCAGCAGCAAGCCAAGCTGCGGCTCAGCGCCCTCGCGGCCACCGGCACCCACCTGCCCCAGATGTCCACGTACAATCTCGGCGTGTCCCAGCCCTCCAGCTTCAAGCACCCCTTCGCCATCGAGAACATCATCGCCAGAGAATACAAGATGCCCGGGGGCCTCGCCTTTTCCACGATGCAGCCCATGCCGGCCGCCTACCCCCTCCCCAATCAATTGACTACGGTGGGCAGCTCCATTGGCACGGGCTGGCCCCACATGTACAGCTCCGGCATGATCGACACCGCCACCCCCATCTCCATGGCCAGCAGCGAGTACGGCGCCTACGGCGTGCCCATCAAACCGCTTTGCCATGGGGGGCAGACTTTGCCGGCCATCCCCGTCCCCATCAAGCCTACCCCTGCCgcggtgccagccctgcccgcccTGCCCGCGCCCATCCCCACCATCCTCTCGAACTCGCCgccctccctcagccccacGTCCTCGCAGACGGCCACCAGCCAAAGCAGCCCGGCCACCCCCAGCGAGACTCTCACCAGCCCGGCGCCCGCCCTGCACTCCGTGGCTGTGCACTGA